The Pedobacter frigiditerrae genomic sequence AGTTATCTGTTACGCTATTTGTACCGTTATAAACAATTGGTTATTCAATTATTTGTGGGTTTAGGCGTAGGTAGTTTATTGCAGTTAATTGTTCCTTTCCTTACCCAATCAATTGTAGATATAGGTATCAATACCCGCAACCTTAATTTTATTTACATCATCCTCATTGCACAAACTATGCTCTTTTTGGGCCGGATGAGTGTAGATTTCATCAGGTCTTGGATTTTATTGCACATTAGCACTAGAATTAACATTTCCATTCTTACAGATTTCCTCATTAAGTTAATGAAGCTACCTATGAGTTTCTTCGATACCAAAATGACAGGAGATATCATGCAGCGGATGAACGACCAAAAACGAATAGAAAGTTTCTTGACGGGTACAACTTTAAACACCATTTTTTCTATGTTTAATTTGGTGGTGTTTACAGGCGTATTGGCCTATTTTAATGTAAATATCTTTTTCATTTTTTTGGTAAGCAGTGTTTTGTATTCCCTCTGGGTAATTGCATTTTTAAAAAGGCGCAGGGAGTTAGATTTTAAACGTTTTGATATTTCTGCTAAAAACCAGAGTAGTATGGTGCAACTCATCAATGGGATGCAAGAAATTAAACTGAACAATTGCGAACAACAAAAACGCTGGGAATGGGAACACCTGCAAGCTGGTTTGTTCAGGTTTAGTATTAAAAGCCTTTCGCTGGGGCAAATACAACAAGCAGGTGCTTTTTTTATTAATGAGGGTAAAAATATCATCATTACGTTTTTGGTGGCAAAATCTGTTATTGATGGAAATTTAACCTTGGGCGGAATGATGGCTATACAATACATTGTTGGTCAGGTAAATAGTCCAATTGAACAACTATTAGGCTTTATCCAACAATTGCAAGATGCCAAAATTAGCTTAGAGCGTTTAAATGAAATACACCAAATGGAAGATGAAGAACCATTGGACAAAGTGTTCTTAAAGGAGTTGCCCAATAACAAAACCATTAGCATTAACAATTTAAGCTTTACCTACCCAGGCGCAGGTAACGAGCTTGTGCTTAAAGGCATCAATTTAAATATCCCAGAAGGAAAAACGACTGCCATTGTAGGTATGAGCGGGAGCGGCAAAACCACTATCTTAAAACTATTGTTAAGGTTTTATACGCCACAAAAAGGGGAATTAAAAGTTGGTGTAACTAATTTAGATCAAATAAGTTATAGGTATTGGCGAGGCAAATGTGGTACGGTTATGCAAGATGGTTTTATCTTTTCTGATACCATTGCAAAAAATATTGCAGTGGCAGATGATTACCCTAATTCGGATAAATTACAACATGCCATAAAAATGGCCAATATTAACGATTTAATTGAAGGTCTACCTTTGGGCTTAAATACCAAGATTGGTGCAGAAGGTAACGGAATTAGTGCAGGGCAAAAGCAACGCATCTTAATAGCTAGGGCAGTTTATAAAAATCCAGAATACATCTTTTTTGATGAAGCCACTAACTCGCTCGATGCTAATAACGAAAGCATCATCATGCAAAACCTAGAAGAATTTTTTAAAGGTAAAACCGTAGTGGTGGTGGCGCATAGGTTAAGTACCGTAAAAAATGCAGACAATATTGTTGTACTTGACAAGGGTGTGATTATAGAGCAAGGAACGCATGCCGAATTAACAAAGAGTAAAGGAGAATATTATCAATTAGTTAAAAATCAATTAGAGTTGGGGGAATAAGGAGCCCATCCCCAACCCTTCCCAAAGGGAAGAGAGTGCAAAGTTTAAAAAAAAATAAATTATGCCAATAGAACAAGAATTAATATATCAGAGTAGCGAAGAAGTTAATGAAATCATTACCGCAGTACCGTCTTGGATATTGAGAAGAGGTATTGCACTAATTTTTTTGATATTGGTTATGATTATTGCATTATCGGCTTTTATTCGTTACCCAGATATAGTTAAGACATCATTGAAAGTAAATTCCTTGAATTCGCCTAAGGGGGTTATTGCCCACCAAGCTGGTAAGCTGGTTGAAATATTGGTTAAGGATAATGAAATGGTTAAGGATAAACAAGCATTGGCTTTTATAGAAAGTACGGCCATACATACCGATGTGCTCAGCTTTTCTGAAAAATTAAAATCATTACAGGATAAGCTGAATGACGCACAAGCAATAACAGCTAAAGACCTTGAGACTAAAGGTTTAAATTTAGGCGAGTTGCAGAATAGTTATCAATCCTTTTACCAAGAATACTTGGCGTTTATCAATACTCAAAATGGAGGTTTTTATTTAACACAGAAAACCTATTTAGAGAACGATTTATTGGAGATACGGAAGCTGCAAAAGCAAATCAATCAACAGCAAAAAATACAGCAACAAGAATATGCCAATGCAGAAGAGGAATATAAGGCCTATCAAAAATTGAAGAGCAAGAACGTTATTTCAAATAGCGAATTTAAACAGCAAGAGAATAAATACCTTTCCAGTAAATACCCATTGCAACAATCTGCAACTGCCTTACTCAATAATAATTCGGCTTATTTGGCAAAGGAAAAAGAGGTGGCTACTTTAAACAATACCATAAAGGAACAACAATCTAAATTTAGGCAGGCATTAAGTACGATGATGAATGAAACAGATGGCTGGATCATGAAATATGTGGTCTTGTCGCCCTTGGCTGGTCGTGTTGGTTATGCGGGTATTTTGCAAGAAAACCAAAATGTAAACCTTAATCAAGAGCTCTTCATCGTTAACCCTGGCAACACTAATTTTTTTGGAGAAGTTCAAATACCTCAATATAATATGGGAAAGGTAAGCTTGGGTCAACGAACCTTAATTAAGATGCGAAGCTTTCCATTTGAGGAATATGGCATCATAAATGGAAAGATCAGTTACATTACAGATGCTGCCCTAAAGGATAGCGTATTTGTGGCAAAGATAGATTTTACCAATTTCGAGCAGAAAGACAGCACACATCCCATCGTGCTAAAAACAGGGATGATGGCTGATGCCGAAATCATAACAAGAGAAAGTTCTCTTCTGCAAAGATTTATAAGGAATATGACCAAGATGCTGGATGGGGGAAGGTAGTTTGAAATTGAATTGCTTTTGATTTCAAGCCCTAAGCTCCAAGCAGATTGCTTCGCTCTGTGAAAAACAGAAGCTCGCAATGACGAAACCTAATACCCCAATAATTTGCTTACTTTTTCTCCCAACCTGCTTTTCGCTAAAAAACTATCTTCCAGTACTTTACTCATTGGTATGGCTGTATCTAAACTGGCACAACGCATAACAGGGGCATCCAAGTATTCAAAACAATTTTCTGAAATCCAAGCAGATAGTTCGGCGCCAAAGCCAGAGCTTAAAGTGTCTTCGTGTAAAATGATTACCCTTCCAGTCGCTTTAATGGCATTTGCAACGGCTTCTTTATCCCAAGGTTGTAAGCTTACTAAATCCACCAATGTGGCAGAAATTTCGGGATGATTATTTAGATATTCTAAAGCCCAATGTACACCTAAACCATAGGTGATGATGCTTAATTGTTCACCTTGTTTTAACACATTGGCTTTCCCAATTTCTACGGTATAATAGCCGTCGGGAACTAACCCGCTTAAGCTGCGGTATAAATATTTATGTTCAAAATATATAACAGGGTTTGGGTCTTCGATGGCTGCAATTAACAAGCCTTTTGCATCATAAGGAAAAGCAGGATAAACAACTTTTAAGCCTGGAGTTTTAGTAAACCAAGCTTCATTACTTTGTGAGTGAAATGGACCTGCACCTGTTCCAGCTCCCGTTGGCATCCGAACTACAACATCTGCTTTTTCTCCCCAACGATAATGAGTTTTTGCCAAATTATTCACAATCTGATTAAAGCCACAGGTTACAAAATCTGCAAATTGCATTTCCACTACAGCTTTATAACCATTTATAGAAAGACCTAAACCAGCACCAACAATAGCAGATTCGCAGATTGGGGTATTGCGAACTCTAGCTTTGCCAAACTCCGATAAAAAACCTTCAGTTATTTTAAATGCACCACCATATTCTGCAATATCTTGTCCCATGATAACTAAATTATCGTAGCGTAACATTCCTTCTCGCAATCCTTCCGTTATCGCATCTAGGTATCTTTTCTCAGTTTTATTTTCGCTCGGAAGAGTTTCTTTATAGATGTGAGACGCAAACATATCATCCAACTCTGTGGTATTATTTGCTATTGGTTCTTCCTCAATAAAAGCAGCTTCGACTTCTTGTTCAATGTCAGATTTGAATCCACTTTTTATGCTTGCAATTATATCTTCATTTAAAATCTTTTCAGCTATTAAGAATTTCTCGAAATTTTTAATAGGGTCTTTTTGTTCCCAAGTATCAAACAAATGTTGAGGAACGTATTTGGTACCTGAAGCTTCTTCATGGCCTCGCATCCTAAAGGTCAAACACTCTATTAAAACTGGTCTCGGATTTTCCCTGATGCTTTTGGCAACTTCAGAAATCTTATCATAAACTTCTAAAATATTATTGCCATCAATTTGAATTCCCTCGATACCATAACCAATTGCTCTATCTACTAAATGTTTGCAATTAAATTGCTCGTTAATAGGAGTTGATAAACCGTAACCATTGTTCTCAATTAAAAAGATAACTGGTAAATTCCAAACTGACGCCACATTAATAGCTTCGTGAAAATCTCCTTCGCTAGTTGCACCTTCTCCAGTAAAAACTAAAGTTGCATTTTTTCTGTTGGCTATTAAATCTGCCAATGCAATCCCATCGGCTAACGCCATTTGCGGACCTAAATGGGAAATCATTCCAATGATTTTATAATCTTGCGTGCCAAAATGGAAAGAACGATCACGGCCTTTAGTAAAGCCAGATATTTTACCTTGCCATTGCGCCATCAGTTTTTTAAGCGGAATATTTCTACTGGTAAACACACCCAGGTTGCGGTGCATCGGCAAGATATATTCATCGCCCTGCATGGCCAAAGTACTGCCAACGGCGATGGCTTCTTGCCCAATTCCAGAAAACCATTTGCCAATTCGACCTTGACGCAAAAGAATGAGCATTTTTTCTTCTACCATCCTTGGATAAAGTAATATTTTGTAAAGCGCTAAAAGGCTTGCATCATCTTTATCTTTCCTGTCGAACTGCATATTTGGTTAATATTAGTGTTTCGTTTTAATTTAGGGATTTTCTCAACTCAAAACTCCCAACTCAAAACTTGAATGTTTACTCAAGATTCCTGACTTACGACTCAGGACTCTGGACTTTTTTAGATTCTTCCCATTGCTTAGAGAAAGATTTCTCAGCTATTTCTGGCATATCACGATATTTTCCCCAGCTCTTTTTAAAGAATTGTTTAAGGAAGAAATTTTTCATCTTACCGCCAACAAAGTCCATTAGCGAACGTTTTTTCATTCCTTTTTTCCACAGGCTCCAACCAATATCTTCTTTTTTGGTATTGATATGCTCAGTGGCAGCGTCTCTTCTATTTAAGAGCAACATTTTATGGATATCGATTTTAACTGGGCAAACTTCAGAACATTTTCCGCAGAGACTAGAAGCATAACTTAAATGTTTAAAGTCTTTCATCCCTTTAAAATGGGGAGTGATGATCGAGCCAATCGGACCGCTATAAGTTGTATTATAAGTATGACCGCCTATATTTTTATAAACAGGACAAGCATTTAAACAAGCTCCACAACGAATGCAATAAAGTGCTTGTCTTTGTTCTTTCTGAGCTAATAGATTAGTTCTGCCATTATCTAAAAGGATAACATACATTTCTTCTGGCCCATCAGTTTCATTTGCTTGCCTCGGACCTGTTAAAATGCTATTATAAACCGTTAAGTTCTGACCAGTTCCATGGCTTGCTAATAGTGGCCAAAATAGATCTAAATCTGCAATGGATGGAATTACCTTTTCAATGCCAACAATGGCGATATGAATTTTAGGAAAAGTAGTGCATAAACGAGCGTTGCCTTCATTTTCCGTTAAGGCGATACTTCCAGTGTCTGCAATCAAAAAATTCCCTCCAGATATACCAATGTCGGCTTGCAGGTATTTCTCTCTTAGTAGCTCTCTCGCTTTTTGAACTAATTGTGGTGGTGTAGCATCTATCGGTGTTCCAAATTTTTCATGAAACAATTGTGCAATTTCTTCCTTGCTTAAATGCATAGCTGGCGTTACAATGTGATAAGGTTTTTGACCTAACAATTGCACAATGTATTCGCCTAAATCGCTCTCTAAAGACTCAATCCCATGCTGTTCTAGAAACTCATTGATATGAATTTCTTCTGTAGTCATAGATTTAGATTTGATGACACTTTTGCCGCCATTTTTTTGGATGATATTCAGAATTTCTCTTTGAGCTTCTTCCACATCATTTGCCCAAATTACCTTTCCTCCACGTTTCTGAAAGTTAGATTCAAATTCAGGTAAAAACTTGTCTAGGTTTTCCATTACACGCCATTTGATAACGTGTGCCTTTTTCTTTGATGCTTCTAGATTTTCGAATTTTGATAAACCCCTTTCAACCGCTACATTATATTTCCCAATGTTATGGTTTATAGTTTTACGATGCGGTAAATCAAACGCCTTTTCATCAGCTTTTTCCAAAAATTCCTCAGCAATATTCATCATATTCAAAGATACTAGAAAATGTAAAAGGGAAGATGTAAAATGTAAAGGGAATAGACAAAAAAAATCCCGATAGCTTTTGACTATCGGGATTTGATATTTTAGATGAACCTATTTTGTTTTAGGCGTACCGTCTGCGTTTTTATCAACTACTGGTCTATTAGCTCTGTTAGCCAATTCCCAAGCAGTGTAAAAAGTTAAGTGCGCACGTTTTGCTAACAAATCAAAATTGATTTTGCTAACCTCATCGCCAGGTCTGTGGTAATCTTGCTCTAACATTCCATCATAATAGAAAATAACAGGAATACCTAATTTAGCAAAGTTATAGTGGTCTGAACGATAGTAGATTTGTTGTGTGTCTTTTGGATCATCATATTTATAATCCAATTTCATTTTCGTGTAAGTTTCGTTTATTTGCTCACTCAATTTACCTAGTTCAGTACTCAATTTAAATGAACCAACAGAGTAGATGTAGTTTGCACTATCTGGTTTGCCTAGATATTCTTCACCGACACGACCAATCATATCTGTATTTAAATCAGCAATTGTATTTTCTACTGGGAAAACTGGGTGCTCAGAATACCATTCAGAACCTAATAAACCTTTTTCCTCGCCAACTACAGTCATAAATAAAATACTTCTTTTAGGACCTTTACCAGCTTTTTTCGCTTTAGCAAATGCTTCAGCCATTAATAATACGCCAGTTGTTCCTGAACCATCATCATCAGCACCGTTGTTTACTTTATCTTTTGCATTAGGATCTGAAACCAAACCAATATGGTCATAGTGACTAGTAAGTACCAGGATTTCATTTTTTAGTTTTGGGTCAGAACCTTCTAAGAAACCTAAAACGTTTTCTGCTCTAACATCAGTTTCAACACTTTTAGCGCTAAATGCAACAGGTATATTTATAGCAACTGTAGCTGGTTTTTTACTTTCAGTGATTTTCTTTTTTATATCATCTAAATTGGTATTAACCGTAGCTAATAATTGGTTAGCAACAGCTGTTCCAATTACAATAACAGGTAAGCCTTGTGCTGATGACATGTTTTTAATTCTGTCTGCAGTTTTTAGGTATGGATTTCCATTTTGCAAAGCGTTTTTCAACCTTGGATCCATGTTATCAACGTTAGCGTTAATCACTAAAACACCTGCAGCTTTATTGTCTAATAGGTATTTAATTTTTGCTTGTTGACTACCAACGCTTGACATTGCACGACGACCACCAGTTTGTGGAGCTTGAGCAGGTGCAGTTGGATCGCCAGTTGCAAAAATCATTACAACTTTACCAGCAACATCTTGTCCTTCGTATTCATTAAATCCTTCTTTATTTAAGCCGTAACCAGCAAATAAAACCGAAGTTGCTTTGATGTCATAACCAGTTGAGCTTACAGAAGCAGGAGTAATATAATAATCCTTAAGACTTTCTTTAGCTTGACCATTAATTGATAATACTGATTTAGACAAACTCAAAGAAGCATAACCTAGTTTCTGAAAATAAGGATCTGCGCTGTCTTTAACAGGCCCTTTTAAGCCAAAACTTTGAAATTGTTTTTTGATGTATTCAGCTGCCATCCAAGCACCTTTTTTACCAGTTTCTCTACCTTCATACTCATCTGATGCTAAAATTGATAAGTGATCGTAACCTCTCTTTTTATTGATGGTTTCACTGAATTTTACTGCATCAGCATTCTTCTGAGCTGCAGCACTCAAGCTAAGCGCTACTGCAAAGCCGGTGAATAAAAATATTTTTTTCATTAATGTTTGTTTTAACTAGTGCGGTTTACTCACTAGTGGGTTTTATAATTTTTGTTAGCAGGATATTTTATTTACTCTGTTTTGATGTCTACCACCTTCAAATGCTGTCGTTAAAAAAGTAGTGGTCATTTCTTTTGCCACATTGGTGGATACAAATCTAGCAGGAATACAGATGATGTTTGCATTATTATGCTGTCTGCATAATGCAGCTAATTCGTTTTCCCAACAAATAGCAGCTCTTATGTTTTGATGTTTATTTGCTGTAATGGCTACTCCATTTGCACTTCCACATACTAAAATACCAAAATGGAATTCGCCACTTTCTACTGCAGAAGCAACAGGATGAGCAAAATCTGGGTAGTCTACTGAGTCAGCAGTATGTGTCCCAAAGTCTTTTATTTCATAGTTCGCCAAGAAATCTTTTAAAATCTCTTTGTATTCGAAACCAGCGTGATCTGCACCGATTGCTATCTTTAATTTATCTTCTAAAGGCATTTTCAAATTT encodes the following:
- a CDS encoding secretion protein HlyD, producing MPIEQELIYQSSEEVNEIITAVPSWILRRGIALIFLILVMIIALSAFIRYPDIVKTSLKVNSLNSPKGVIAHQAGKLVEILVKDNEMVKDKQALAFIESTAIHTDVLSFSEKLKSLQDKLNDAQAITAKDLETKGLNLGELQNSYQSFYQEYLAFINTQNGGFYLTQKTYLENDLLEIRKLQKQINQQQKIQQQEYANAEEEYKAYQKLKSKNVISNSEFKQQENKYLSSKYPLQQSATALLNNNSAYLAKEKEVATLNNTIKEQQSKFRQALSTMMNETDGWIMKYVVLSPLAGRVGYAGILQENQNVNLNQELFIVNPGNTNFFGEVQIPQYNMGKVSLGQRTLIKMRSFPFEEYGIINGKISYITDAALKDSVFVAKIDFTNFEQKDSTHPIVLKTGMMADAEIITRESSLLQRFIRNMTKMLDGGR
- a CDS encoding LutB/LldF family L-lactate oxidation iron-sulfur protein; this translates as MMNIAEEFLEKADEKAFDLPHRKTINHNIGKYNVAVERGLSKFENLEASKKKAHVIKWRVMENLDKFLPEFESNFQKRGGKVIWANDVEEAQREILNIIQKNGGKSVIKSKSMTTEEIHINEFLEQHGIESLESDLGEYIVQLLGQKPYHIVTPAMHLSKEEIAQLFHEKFGTPIDATPPQLVQKARELLREKYLQADIGISGGNFLIADTGSIALTENEGNARLCTTFPKIHIAIVGIEKVIPSIADLDLFWPLLASHGTGQNLTVYNSILTGPRQANETDGPEEMYVILLDNGRTNLLAQKEQRQALYCIRCGACLNACPVYKNIGGHTYNTTYSGPIGSIITPHFKGMKDFKHLSYASSLCGKCSEVCPVKIDIHKMLLLNRRDAATEHINTKKEDIGWSLWKKGMKKRSLMDFVGGKMKNFFLKQFFKKSWGKYRDMPEIAEKSFSKQWEESKKVQSPES
- a CDS encoding peptidase domain-containing ABC transporter, giving the protein MKKFPFYKQPDQMDCGPICLRMVAKYYGKNFSLQRLREIAGINREGVSLLGISEAAEKIGFRTMSCKLTLQQLQQTELPAILHWGQNHFVIAHPQPFPKGRGRKGAYWYIADPAKGLIKYTEAEFLKHWLSDNNYGIALILSPTPAFYEQEGDKTAGLDFSYLLRYLYRYKQLVIQLFVGLGVGSLLQLIVPFLTQSIVDIGINTRNLNFIYIILIAQTMLFLGRMSVDFIRSWILLHISTRINISILTDFLIKLMKLPMSFFDTKMTGDIMQRMNDQKRIESFLTGTTLNTIFSMFNLVVFTGVLAYFNVNIFFIFLVSSVLYSLWVIAFLKRRRELDFKRFDISAKNQSSMVQLINGMQEIKLNNCEQQKRWEWEHLQAGLFRFSIKSLSLGQIQQAGAFFINEGKNIIITFLVAKSVIDGNLTLGGMMAIQYIVGQVNSPIEQLLGFIQQLQDAKISLERLNEIHQMEDEEPLDKVFLKELPNNKTISINNLSFTYPGAGNELVLKGINLNIPEGKTTAIVGMSGSGKTTILKLLLRFYTPQKGELKVGVTNLDQISYRYWRGKCGTVMQDGFIFSDTIAKNIAVADDYPNSDKLQHAIKMANINDLIEGLPLGLNTKIGAEGNGISAGQKQRILIARAVYKNPEYIFFDEATNSLDANNESIIMQNLEEFFKGKTVVVVAHRLSTVKNADNIVVLDKGVIIEQGTHAELTKSKGEYYQLVKNQLELGE
- the rpiB gene encoding ribose 5-phosphate isomerase B produces the protein MPLEDKLKIAIGADHAGFEYKEILKDFLANYEIKDFGTHTADSVDYPDFAHPVASAVESGEFHFGILVCGSANGVAITANKHQNIRAAICWENELAALCRQHNNANIICIPARFVSTNVAKEMTTTFLTTAFEGGRHQNRVNKISC
- a CDS encoding M28 family peptidase, which encodes MKKIFLFTGFAVALSLSAAAQKNADAVKFSETINKKRGYDHLSILASDEYEGRETGKKGAWMAAEYIKKQFQSFGLKGPVKDSADPYFQKLGYASLSLSKSVLSINGQAKESLKDYYITPASVSSTGYDIKATSVLFAGYGLNKEGFNEYEGQDVAGKVVMIFATGDPTAPAQAPQTGGRRAMSSVGSQQAKIKYLLDNKAAGVLVINANVDNMDPRLKNALQNGNPYLKTADRIKNMSSAQGLPVIVIGTAVANQLLATVNTNLDDIKKKITESKKPATVAINIPVAFSAKSVETDVRAENVLGFLEGSDPKLKNEILVLTSHYDHIGLVSDPNAKDKVNNGADDDGSGTTGVLLMAEAFAKAKKAGKGPKRSILFMTVVGEEKGLLGSEWYSEHPVFPVENTIADLNTDMIGRVGEEYLGKPDSANYIYSVGSFKLSTELGKLSEQINETYTKMKLDYKYDDPKDTQQIYYRSDHYNFAKLGIPVIFYYDGMLEQDYHRPGDEVSKINFDLLAKRAHLTFYTAWELANRANRPVVDKNADGTPKTK
- a CDS encoding dehydrogenase E1 component subunit alpha/beta, whose amino-acid sequence is MQFDRKDKDDASLLALYKILLYPRMVEEKMLILLRQGRIGKWFSGIGQEAIAVGSTLAMQGDEYILPMHRNLGVFTSRNIPLKKLMAQWQGKISGFTKGRDRSFHFGTQDYKIIGMISHLGPQMALADGIALADLIANRKNATLVFTGEGATSEGDFHEAINVASVWNLPVIFLIENNGYGLSTPINEQFNCKHLVDRAIGYGIEGIQIDGNNILEVYDKISEVAKSIRENPRPVLIECLTFRMRGHEEASGTKYVPQHLFDTWEQKDPIKNFEKFLIAEKILNEDIIASIKSGFKSDIEQEVEAAFIEEEPIANNTTELDDMFASHIYKETLPSENKTEKRYLDAITEGLREGMLRYDNLVIMGQDIAEYGGAFKITEGFLSEFGKARVRNTPICESAIVGAGLGLSINGYKAVVEMQFADFVTCGFNQIVNNLAKTHYRWGEKADVVVRMPTGAGTGAGPFHSQSNEAWFTKTPGLKVVYPAFPYDAKGLLIAAIEDPNPVIYFEHKYLYRSLSGLVPDGYYTVEIGKANVLKQGEQLSIITYGLGVHWALEYLNNHPEISATLVDLVSLQPWDKEAVANAIKATGRVIILHEDTLSSGFGAELSAWISENCFEYLDAPVMRCASLDTAIPMSKVLEDSFLAKSRLGEKVSKLLGY